Proteins encoded together in one Piliocolobus tephrosceles isolate RC106 chromosome 15, ASM277652v3, whole genome shotgun sequence window:
- the INO80B gene encoding INO80 complex subunit B: MSACVPTISSPLSLQDLMSKLWRRGSTSGAMEAPEPGEALELSLAGAHGHGVHKKKHKKHKKKHKKKHHQEEDAGPTQPSPAKPQLKLKIKLGGQVLGTKSVPTFTVIPEGPRSPSPLMVVDNEEEPMEGVPLEQYRAWLDEDSNLSPSPLRDLSGGLGGQEEEEEQRWLDALEKGELDDNGDLKKEINERLLTARQRALLQKARSQPSPMLPLPVAEGCPAPALTEEMLLKREERARKRRLQAARRAEEHKNQTIERLTKTAATSGRGGRGAARGERRGGRAAAPAPMVRYCSGAQGSTLSFPPGVPAPTAVSQRPSPSGPPPRCSVPGCPHPRRYACSRTGQALCSLQCYRINLQMRLGGPEGPGSPLLAT; this comes from the exons ATGTCTGCGTGTGTCCCAACCATTTCTAGTCCCCTTTCCTTGCAGGACCTCATGAGTAAGCTGTGGCGGCGTGGGAGCACCTCTGGGGCTATGGAGGCCCCTGAGCCGG GAGAAGCCCTGGAGTTGAGCCTGGCGGGTGCCCATGGCCATGGAGTGCACAAGAAAAAACACAAGAAGCACAAGAAGAAACACAAGAAGAAACACCATCAGGAAGAAGACGCCGGGCCCACGCAGCCGTCCCCTGCCAAGCCCCAGCTCAAACTCAAAATCAAGCTTGGGGGACAAGTCCTGGGGACCAAGAG TGTTCCTACCTTCACTGTGATCCCAGAGGGGCCTCGCTCACCCTCTCCCCTTATGGTTGTGGATAATGAAGAGGAACCTATGGAAGGAGTCCCCCTTGAGCAGTACCGTGCCTGGCTGG ATGAAGACAgtaatctctctccctctccacttCGGGACCTATCAGGAGGGTTAGGGGgtcaagaggaagaggaggaacagAGGTGGCTGGATGCCCTGGAGAAGGGGGAGCTGGATGATAATGGAGACCTGAAGAAGGAGATCAATGAGAGGCTGCTTACTGCTCGACAG CGAGCTCTGCTCCAGAAGGCGCGGAGTCAGCCTTCCCCGATGCTGCCGCTGCCTGTGGCTGAGGGCTGTCCAGCTCCTGCCCTCACAGAGGAGATGCTGCTGAAGCGCGAGGAGCGGGCGCGTAAGCGGCGGCTCCAGGCGGCGCGGCGGGCAGAAGAGCACAAGAACCAGACTATCGAGCGCCTCACCAAGACTGCGGCGACCAGCGGGCGGGGAGGCCGGGGAGCCGCACGGGGCGAGCGGCGGGGAGGGCGGGCTGCGGCTCCGGCTCCCATGGTGCGCTACTGCAGCGGAGCACAGGGTTCCACCCTTTCCTTCCCACCTGGCGTGCCCGCCCCCACGGCGGTGTCTCAGCGGCCATCTCCCTCAGGCCCGCCTCCGCGCTGCTCTGTCCCCGGCTGTCCCCATCCGCGCCGCTACGCTTGCTCTCGCACCGGCCAGGCACTCTGCAGTCTTCAGTGCTACCGCATCAACCTGCAGATGCGGCTGGGGGGGCCCGAGGGCCCTGGATCCCCCCTTTTGGCTACGTAA
- the WBP1 gene encoding WW domain-binding protein 1, whose translation MARASSGNGSEEAWGALRASQQQLRELCPGVNNQPYLCESGHCCGETGCCTYYYELWWFWLLWTVLILFSCCCAFRHRRAKLRLQQQQRQREINLLAYHGACHGAGPFPTGSLLDLRLLSTFKPPAYEDVVHRPGTPPPAYTVAPGLPLTASSEQTWCSSSSSCPAHFEGTNVEGVSSHQSAPPHQEGEPGAGVSPAPTPPSCRYRRLTGDSGIELCPCPASGEGEPVKEVRASATLPDLEDYSPCALPPDSVLQVSPMGLSSSEGDIP comes from the exons ATGGCTCGGGCCAGCAGCGGGAACGGCAGCGAGGAGGCCTGGGGGGCACTTCGGGCATCGCAGCAGCAG CTTCGAGAGCTGTGCCCAGGAGTGAACAACCAGCCCTACCTCTGTGAGAGTGGTCACTGCTGTGGGGAGACTGGCTGCTGCACCTACTACTATGAGCTCTGGT GGTTCTGGCTGCTCTGGACTGTCCTCATCCTCTTTAGCTGCTGTTGCGCCTTCCGCCACCGACGAGCTAAACTCCGGCTGCAACAACAGCAGCGGCAGCGTGAAATCAACTTGTTGGCCTACCATGGGGCATGCCATGGGGCTGGTCCTTTCCCTACTGGTTCACTGCTTGACCTTC GCCTCCTCAGCACCTTCAAGCCCCCAGCCTACGAGGATGTGGTTCACCGCCCAGGCACACCACCCCCCGCTTATACTGTGGCCCCAGGCCTCCCCTTGACTGCTTCCAGCGAACAAACCTGGTGTTCCTCCTCATCCAGCTGCCCTGCCCACTTCGAAGGAACAAATGTGGAAGGTGTTTCCTCCCACCAGAGTGCCCCCCCTCATCAGGAGGGTGAGCCTGGGGCAGGGGTGAGCCCTGCCCCCACACCCCCCTCCTGTCGCTATCGCCGTTTAACTGGTGACTCCGGTATTGAGCTCTGCCCTTGTCCTGCCTCCGGTGAGGGTGAGCCAGTCAAGGAGGTGAGGGCTAGTGCCACCCTGCCAGATCTGGAGGACTATTCCCCTTGTGCACTGCCCCCAGATTCTGTACTGCAGGTCTCTCCCATGGGGCTGTCCTCCAGTGAAGGGGACATCCCATAA
- the MOGS gene encoding mannosyl-oligosaccharide glucosidase, which translates to MARGERRRRAVPAEGVRTVERAARGGPGRRDGRGGGPRSTAGGVALAVVVLSLALGMSGRWVLAWHRARRAVTLHSAPPVLPADSSSPAVAPDLFWGTYRPHVYFGMKTRSPKPLLTGLMWAQQGTTPGTPKLRHTCEQGDGVGPYGWEFHDGLSFGRQHIQDGALRLTTEFVKRPGGQHGGDWSWRVTVEPQASGTSAIPLVSLFFYVVTDSNEVLIPEVGSKGQLKFISGHTSELGDFRFTLLPPTSPGDTAPKYGSYNVFWTSNPGLPLLTEMVKSRLNSWFQHRPPGASPERYLGLPGSLKWEDRGPSGQGQGQFLIQQVTLKVPFSLEFVFESGSAQAGGNQVLPRLAGSLLTHALESHAEAFRERFEKTFQLKEKGLSPGEQALGQAALSSLLGGIGYFYGQGLVLPDMGVEGSEQKVDPALFPPLPLFTAVPSRSFFPRGFLWDEGFHQLVVQRWDPSLTREALGHWLGLLNADGWIGREQILGDEARARVPPEFLVQRAVHANPPTLLLPVAHMLEVGDPDDLAFLRKAFPRLHAWFSWLHQSQAGPVPLSYRWRGRDPALPTLLNPKTLPSGLDDYPRASHPSVTERHLDLRCWVALGARVLTRLAEYLGEAEVAAELGPLAASLEAAESLDELHWAPELGVFADFGNHTKAVQLKPRPPQGLVRVVGRPQPRLQYVDALGYVSLFPLLLRLLDPNSSRLGPLLDILADSRHLWSPFGLRSLAASSSFYGQRNSEHDPPYWRGAVWLNVNYLALGALHHYGHLEGPHQARAAKLHSELRANVVGNVWRQYQATGFLWEQYSDRDGRGMGCRPFHGWTSLVLLAMAEDY; encoded by the exons ATGGCTCGGGGCGAGCGGCGGCGCCGCGCAGTGCCGGCAGAGGGAGTGCGGACAGTCGAGAGGGCGGCTCGGGGAGGCCCCGGGCGACGGGACGGCCGGGGCGGCGGGCCGCGTAGCACGGCTGGAGGAGTGGCTCTGGCCGTCGTGGTCCTGTCTTTGGCCCTGGGCATGTCGGGTCGCTGGGTGCTGGCGTGGCACCGTGCGCGGCGGGCGGTCACGCTGCACTCCGCGCCTCCTGTGTTGCCTGCCGACTCCTCCAGCCCCGCCGTGGCCCCGGACCTCTTCTGGGGAACCTACCGCCCTCACGTCTACTTCGGCATGAAGACCCGCAGCCCGAAGCCACTCCTCACCG GACTGATGTGGGCGCAGCAGGGCACCACCCCGGggactcctaagctcaggcacaCGTGTGAGCAGGGGGACGGTGTGGGTCCCTATGGCTGGGAGTTCCACGACGGCCTCTCCTTCGGGCGGCAGCACATCCAGGATGGGGCCTTAAGGCTCACCACTGAGTTCGTCAAGAGGCCTGGGGGTCAGCACGGAGGGGACTGGAGCTGGAGAGTGACTGTAGAGCCTCAG GCCTCAGGTACCTCTGCCATCCCTTTGGTCTCCCTGTTCTTCTATGTGGTGACAGATAGCAATGAAGTCCTAATACCAGAGGTTGGGTCCAAAGGGCAGTTGAAGTTCATCAGTGGGCACACCAGTGAACTTGGTGACTTCCGTTTTACACTTCTGCCACCAACTAGTCCAGGGGATACAGCCCCCAAGTATGGCAG CTACAATGTCTTCTGGACCTCCAACCCAGGACTGCCCCTGCTGACAGAGATGGTAAAGAGTCGCCTAAATAGCTGGTTTCAGCATCGGCCCCCAGGGGCCTCCCCTGAACGCTACCTCGGCTTGCCAGGATCTCTGAAGTGGGAGGACAGAGGCCCAAGTGGGCAAGGGCAGGGGCAGTTCTTGATACAGCAGGTGACCCTGAAAGTTCCCTTTTCCTTAGAGTTTGTGTTTGAATCGGGCAGTGCCCAGGCAGGAGGAAATCAAGTCCTACCAAGACTGGCAGGCAGTCTACTGACCCATGCCCTGGAGAGCCATGCTGAAGCCTTTAGAGAGCGCTTTGAGAAGACCTTCCAGCTGAAGGAGAAGGGCCTGAGCCCTGGCGAGCAGGCTTTGGGTCAGGCTGCCCTCAGCAGCCTCCTTGGTGGAATTGGCTACTTCTATGGACAAGGACTGGTATTGCCAGACATGGGGGTGGAAGGGTCTGAGCAGAAGGTGGACCCAGCCCTCTTTCCACCCCTACCTCTTTTTACAGCGGTGCCTTCCCGGTCATTCTTCCCACGAGGCTTCCTTTGGGATGAGGGCTTTCACCAGCTGGTGGTTCAGCGGTGGGATCCCTCCCTCACCCGGGAAGCCCTGGGCCACTGGCTGGGGCTGCTAAATGCTGATGGCTGGATTGGGAGGGAGCAGATACTGGGGGATGAGGCCCGAGCCCGGGTACCTCCAGAATTCCTAGTGCAACGAGCAGTCCATGCCAACCCCCCAACCCTACTTTTGCCTGTAGCCCATATGCTAGAGGTTGGTGACCCTGACGACTTGGCCTTCCTCCGAAAGGCCTTCCCCCGCCTGCATGCCTGGTTCTCCTGGCTTCATCAGAGCCAGGCAGGCCCAGTTCCACTATCTTACCGCTGGCGGGGACGGGACCCTGCCTTACCAACCTTACTGAACCCCAAGACCCTACCCTCTGGGCTGGATGACTACCCCCGGGCTTCACACCCTTCAGTCACCGAACGGCACCTGGACCTGCGATGTTGGGTGGCACTGGGTGCCCGTGTGCTGACGCGGCTGGCAGAGTATCTGggcgaggctgaggtggctgcTGAGCTGGGCCCACTGGCTGCCTCACTGGAGGCAGCAGAGAGCCTGGATGAGCTGCACTGGGCCCCAGAGCTAGGCGTCTTTGCAGACTTCGGGAACCACACAAAAGCAGTACAGCTGAAGCCCAGGCCCCCTCAGGGGCTGGTTCGGGTGGTGGGCCGGCCCCAACCTCGACTGCAGTATGTAGATGCCCTTGGCTATGTCAGTCTTTTTCCCTTGCTGCTGCGACTGCTGGACCCCAACTCATCCCGCCTTGGGCCCCTGCTGGACATTCTAGCTGACAGCCGCCATCTCTGGAGCCCCTTTGGTTTACGCTCccttgcagcctccagctcctttTATGGCCAGCGCAATTCAGAGCATGATCCCCCCTACTGGCGGGGTGCTGTGTGGCTCAATGTCAACTACCTGGCTTTGGGAGCACTCCACCACTATGGGCATCTGGAGGGTCCTCACCAGGCTCGGGCTGCCAAACTCCACAGTGAGCTCCGTGCCAATGTGGTAGGCAATGTATGGCGCCAGTACCAGGCTACAGGCTTTCTCTGGGAGCAGTATAGTGACCGAGACGGGCGAGGCATGGGCTGCCGCCCTTTCCACGGCTGGACCAGCCTTGTCTTACTGGCCATGGCTGAAGACTActga